The following are encoded in a window of Limibacter armeniacum genomic DNA:
- a CDS encoding valine--tRNA ligase: protein MELAKTYNPKDVESKWYQHWMDHNFFHSEPNPDKKPFTVVIPPPNVTGVLHMGHMLNNTIQDVLVRKARMEGFEACWVPGTDHASIATEAKVVKMLKEEQGIDKKDISREEFLKHAWEWKEKYGGIILEQLKKLGASCDWDRTRFTMEDELSASVIKVFVDLYRKGWIYRGVRMVNWDPAGKTALSDEEVIYKEVDSKLFYVQYPIVGKEGEFVTIATTRPETIPADTAICVNPNDDRFKHLIGQKVVVPTTSREIPIIGDDYVDIEFGTGCLKVTPAHDLNDYELGMKHNLEVIDIIEEDGTINDKAGAKYAGKDRFAVRKEIVKDLEESGNLVKVEALQNKVGTSERTGAVIEPKLSAQWFVKMEELAKPALENVMNDNIQLHPAKYKNTYRHWMENIKDWCISRQLWWGQRIPAFYLPNGEIVVAETAEEALKLAQEIDATITVDQLRQEEDVLDTWFSSWLWPISVFDGLTNPENEDINYYYPTDDLVTGPDILFFWVARMVIAGYEWKGELPFKNVYLTGIVRDDQGRKMSKQLGNSPDPLKLIENYSADGVRVGLLLSAAAGNDLLFDTKLCEQGRNFANKIWNAFRLVKGWEVDESLDGSANEASIAWFEAKLNKTLVEIQDHFSKYRISDALMAIYKLVWDDFCSWYLEMIKPAYQKPIDRPTLDATINFFERLMKLLHPFMPFITEEIWHSIKEREAGDCIIVSEYPTIGQSDEKILTQAETAFEVVSNVRNIRNSKQIAPKVPLPLCIMTKNKEVFEVFSTVINKLANLESLTYVDQEVDGAVQFVIKEDKFFVNLEGQLDTEAELEKLQKELEYTKGFLASVDKKLSNERFVSGAPEQVVAKEQQKKADAESKIASLEAAIANLK, encoded by the coding sequence ATGGAATTAGCAAAGACTTACAATCCTAAAGACGTAGAAAGCAAATGGTACCAACACTGGATGGACCATAATTTCTTTCACTCAGAACCAAATCCTGATAAGAAACCTTTTACGGTGGTGATTCCACCTCCAAACGTAACAGGTGTGTTGCACATGGGGCATATGCTCAATAACACCATTCAGGATGTCCTTGTCCGCAAGGCAAGAATGGAAGGCTTTGAGGCTTGCTGGGTACCAGGTACAGACCACGCATCAATTGCGACAGAAGCAAAAGTGGTTAAGATGCTAAAGGAAGAGCAAGGGATTGATAAGAAAGATATTTCACGTGAGGAATTCCTGAAACATGCTTGGGAGTGGAAAGAGAAGTATGGTGGAATTATCTTGGAGCAACTGAAAAAACTTGGTGCTTCTTGTGATTGGGATCGTACCCGTTTCACAATGGAGGATGAACTGAGTGCTTCAGTTATAAAAGTCTTTGTTGACCTTTACCGTAAAGGCTGGATTTATCGTGGTGTACGAATGGTAAACTGGGATCCAGCAGGTAAAACAGCACTTTCGGATGAAGAAGTAATCTATAAGGAAGTAGATTCTAAACTGTTTTATGTTCAGTATCCTATTGTAGGTAAAGAAGGCGAGTTTGTAACCATTGCTACAACACGTCCTGAAACAATTCCTGCTGATACTGCTATCTGTGTAAACCCTAACGACGACCGTTTCAAACACCTGATTGGTCAAAAAGTCGTTGTTCCTACCACTAGTCGTGAAATTCCGATTATCGGGGATGACTATGTAGATATCGAATTTGGTACAGGCTGTCTGAAAGTGACACCTGCTCACGATTTGAATGACTACGAGTTAGGAATGAAGCACAACCTTGAAGTAATTGACATCATCGAAGAAGATGGTACAATCAATGATAAGGCTGGTGCAAAGTATGCAGGTAAAGATCGCTTTGCGGTAAGAAAAGAAATCGTAAAAGACCTTGAGGAAAGCGGTAACCTTGTTAAGGTTGAAGCACTTCAAAATAAAGTAGGAACATCTGAGCGTACAGGTGCTGTTATCGAACCTAAGCTTTCTGCACAGTGGTTCGTGAAGATGGAAGAGTTGGCGAAGCCTGCATTGGAAAATGTCATGAACGACAACATCCAATTGCACCCAGCTAAATACAAAAATACTTACCGTCACTGGATGGAGAACATCAAGGACTGGTGTATCTCTCGTCAATTGTGGTGGGGACAGCGTATTCCTGCATTCTACCTTCCAAATGGGGAAATTGTAGTAGCAGAAACTGCTGAAGAAGCTTTGAAACTTGCTCAGGAAATTGACGCAACGATCACTGTTGATCAACTCAGACAAGAAGAAGATGTACTGGATACATGGTTCTCTTCATGGTTGTGGCCTATCTCGGTTTTTGATGGCTTGACAAATCCTGAAAACGAGGACATCAACTACTACTATCCTACAGATGACCTTGTAACTGGTCCGGATATCCTGTTCTTCTGGGTTGCCCGTATGGTTATCGCAGGTTACGAGTGGAAAGGCGAACTACCGTTCAAGAATGTGTACCTGACAGGTATCGTTCGTGACGATCAAGGACGTAAAATGTCTAAGCAATTAGGAAACTCTCCTGACCCGCTTAAACTGATCGAAAACTATAGTGCTGACGGAGTAAGAGTTGGTCTTTTGTTAAGTGCTGCAGCAGGTAATGACCTTCTGTTTGATACAAAACTTTGTGAACAGGGACGTAACTTCGCTAACAAAATCTGGAATGCGTTCCGCCTTGTAAAAGGATGGGAAGTAGATGAAAGCCTTGACGGAAGTGCAAACGAAGCTTCTATCGCATGGTTTGAAGCTAAGCTGAACAAGACGCTAGTAGAAATTCAGGATCACTTCAGCAAATACAGAATTTCTGATGCGCTGATGGCGATCTATAAACTGGTATGGGATGACTTCTGTTCTTGGTACCTTGAGATGATCAAGCCAGCTTACCAGAAGCCAATCGACCGCCCTACACTTGATGCTACCATCAACTTCTTTGAAAGATTGATGAAGCTTCTACATCCATTTATGCCATTTATCACTGAAGAAATTTGGCACTCAATTAAGGAGCGTGAAGCTGGTGACTGTATCATTGTATCGGAATACCCTACTATTGGTCAGTCAGATGAGAAGATTCTTACTCAGGCAGAAACAGCTTTTGAAGTAGTTTCAAACGTTCGTAATATCAGAAACAGTAAGCAGATCGCTCCAAAAGTTCCACTTCCGTTGTGTATCATGACTAAAAACAAGGAAGTATTTGAAGTGTTCTCTACAGTGATCAACAAACTGGCTAACCTTGAGTCTCTGACTTATGTGGATCAGGAAGTTGATGGCGCTGTTCAGTTTGTGATTAAGGAAGACAAATTCTTTGTAAACCTTGAAGGACAACTGGATACAGAGGCAGAACTTGAAAAGCTTCAGAAAGAACTTGAGTATACAAAAGGGTTCTTGGCTTCTGTGGACAAAAAGCTTTCAAACGAACGATTTGTAAGTGGTGCTCCAGAACAAGTGGTAGCGAAAGAGCAACAGAAAAAGGCAGATGCAGAGAGCAAGATTGCTTCTCTTGAAGCAGCTATTGCCAACCTGAAATAA
- a CDS encoding DUF4292 domain-containing protein, whose translation MANRKRVKADNFAVDNLDYHYLSSKAKVNVHMKGQQQKVTADIRVVKDSALWISVRTMGIEGLRVLADRDSLRAISRLSKEYYQLSYADLYLLTETDIDYALLQAMLIGELPEDYNMKNKGLIDDEFFILRRFRGDYKIRAYISRTLLKLEKLFVEKKKGKDGVKVLYSDFKEITDKDPIQVFPFKTKIEIGEVDDLNISLKKMDADIDFIRVEIEKDPMRLPFKITDKYEVITAQDLRDKLKVK comes from the coding sequence GTGGCCAACCGTAAAAGAGTCAAAGCTGATAACTTTGCCGTTGATAACCTCGACTACCATTACTTAAGCTCCAAAGCTAAAGTTAATGTACACATGAAAGGGCAGCAGCAGAAAGTTACAGCTGATATTAGAGTAGTAAAAGATAGTGCGCTATGGATCTCGGTCCGTACAATGGGGATTGAAGGTTTAAGGGTATTAGCTGACAGGGACTCCCTAAGAGCAATCTCCAGATTATCTAAAGAGTACTATCAACTCAGCTATGCAGACTTGTACTTGCTCACTGAGACTGATATAGATTACGCGCTACTTCAAGCAATGCTGATTGGTGAATTGCCTGAAGACTATAACATGAAAAATAAGGGCCTAATTGATGATGAGTTCTTTATTCTCAGACGATTTAGAGGTGATTACAAGATCAGGGCTTACATCAGCAGAACTCTACTCAAGCTCGAAAAGCTCTTTGTGGAAAAGAAAAAAGGCAAAGATGGTGTAAAAGTACTGTATAGCGATTTCAAGGAAATCACAGACAAAGACCCTATCCAAGTTTTTCCATTCAAAACAAAAATTGAAATCGGAGAAGTGGATGACCTAAATATTTCGCTCAAGAAAATGGATGCAGATATTGACTTTATCCGTGTTGAAATTGAGAAAGATCCTATGAGATTACCTTTCAAAATCACAGATAAATACGAAGTCATAACTGCCCAAGACCTTAGAGATAAATTAAAGGTTAAATAA
- a CDS encoding DUF6252 family protein: protein MIKKYCLTIISLFTIWLLVSCDETSLEPTTKKFSATINGQGFEANEIVVVQNGSTLSISASSGNKALQIILNNYDGLGEYSLGGNANNNEGKWEAGLGNGGTFTTLNTNQNSGMVHVTSSTASSVKGNFDFSAISGNNTVNVTDGVFDLQIESMIEN, encoded by the coding sequence ATGATCAAGAAGTATTGCTTAACAATTATCAGCTTATTTACTATATGGCTGCTTGTCTCTTGTGATGAGACATCTCTCGAACCTACAACCAAAAAGTTTTCAGCAACAATCAACGGACAAGGCTTTGAAGCCAATGAGATTGTCGTGGTACAAAATGGATCAACCCTATCCATTTCGGCCAGCAGCGGAAACAAGGCGCTTCAGATTATCCTGAACAATTATGACGGCTTAGGTGAATACTCCTTAGGAGGTAATGCCAACAATAATGAAGGAAAGTGGGAAGCAGGTCTTGGAAATGGCGGAACCTTTACCACTTTGAATACAAACCAGAATTCAGGGATGGTACATGTAACCTCCTCCACCGCAAGCAGCGTAAAGGGAAACTTTGACTTCAGTGCAATTAGTGGTAACAATACTGTAAACGTAACAGACGGAGTCTTTGACCTGCAAATTGAAAGTATGATTGAGAATTAA
- a CDS encoding CHAD domain-containing protein, translating into MIEKGIKKYYKQQRLTIEKYSDKVKNQFDEEAIHKTRVAVKKIKALFQMTDTITSKAFHSKKEFAFIKSLFKAAGALRDIQVQLALLVYYERKENILYPELRQYFKSKIADARAPLSKAMNGFETKELYAKEVTLKTVLGKFPEEEIIARMNGLATEKLRSVEMLYKSDEDKDIHQARSLIKQCLYIYTVYNKYAINSKYAPVSLKKLDCLSEMLGKWHDKVVMINLIDEYFASDDARLINYKKYLDLQELIAQENKYCLNKIKNRISE; encoded by the coding sequence ATGATTGAAAAAGGCATAAAGAAATACTATAAACAGCAACGACTGACCATTGAAAAGTATTCGGACAAAGTGAAAAATCAATTTGATGAAGAGGCTATTCATAAAACCAGAGTAGCAGTCAAAAAGATCAAAGCTTTATTTCAAATGACGGATACGATTACGTCTAAAGCATTTCATTCAAAAAAAGAATTCGCCTTTATCAAATCTCTATTCAAGGCGGCTGGAGCTCTTCGTGACATTCAAGTACAACTTGCATTACTTGTTTACTACGAAAGAAAAGAAAACATTCTTTACCCCGAGCTTCGTCAATACTTTAAGTCAAAAATAGCGGATGCCCGTGCCCCTCTTTCAAAAGCCATGAATGGTTTTGAAACAAAAGAACTTTATGCAAAGGAGGTTACTTTAAAAACAGTTTTAGGCAAGTTTCCTGAAGAAGAGATCATCGCCCGAATGAATGGATTAGCTACCGAAAAACTCAGGAGTGTAGAGATGCTTTACAAATCAGACGAAGATAAGGATATTCACCAAGCACGTAGCCTGATTAAGCAATGCCTCTACATCTATACAGTTTACAACAAGTACGCAATCAATAGTAAGTATGCTCCTGTATCTCTTAAAAAGTTGGATTGCCTTTCTGAGATGCTAGGTAAGTGGCATGACAAAGTTGTCATGATTAACCTGATTGACGAGTACTTTGCAAGCGATGATGCTCGATTGATCAACTATAAAAAGTACTTGGACTTACAAGAGCTGATAGCCCAAGAAAACAAATACTGTCTCAACAAAATAAAGAACCGAATTTCAGAATAA
- a CDS encoding bifunctional methionine sulfoxide reductase B/A protein, with translation MKRVTGLFCLLLFFIAGHAQTTNSKTEAKIMEYNKLTPFEEWVIQQKGTERPNTGKFNNHYENGTYVCRQCNAPLYSSEDKFKSHCGWPSFDDEILGAITKKTDADGMRTEILCANCGGHLGHVFFGEGFTNKNTRHCVNSVSMGFIPAKVQEAKAIFASGCFWGTEYYLSQLPGVLATTVGFTGGTVENPTSEEVHAGKSGHVEAVEVIYDPSKVDYETLAKIFFEIHDPTQANGQGTDIGPQYRSVVFYTDHTQKEVAENLIEELKQKGYGVVTEVKEAGVFYKADEKHQDYYFRTSGTPTCHKYTKRF, from the coding sequence ATGAAACGGGTAACCGGACTCTTTTGCTTGCTGCTATTTTTTATAGCAGGACATGCACAGACAACAAACAGTAAGACGGAGGCTAAAATTATGGAATACAACAAACTGACTCCTTTTGAGGAATGGGTGATTCAGCAAAAAGGAACTGAACGACCAAATACAGGTAAGTTCAATAACCATTATGAAAACGGTACTTATGTTTGCAGGCAGTGTAATGCTCCCTTGTATAGTTCGGAGGATAAGTTCAAGTCACATTGTGGCTGGCCTAGTTTTGATGATGAGATTCTGGGGGCAATCACCAAAAAAACGGATGCAGATGGAATGAGGACTGAAATCCTGTGTGCCAATTGTGGAGGACACCTCGGGCATGTGTTCTTTGGAGAAGGCTTTACAAATAAGAATACCAGACATTGTGTTAATTCAGTGTCAATGGGCTTTATTCCAGCTAAGGTACAAGAGGCTAAAGCTATATTTGCATCGGGATGTTTTTGGGGAACGGAGTATTACCTTTCTCAGTTGCCGGGAGTGCTAGCCACTACCGTTGGGTTTACTGGTGGTACAGTTGAAAACCCTACCAGTGAGGAAGTACACGCAGGGAAATCCGGACACGTAGAAGCTGTTGAGGTAATTTATGATCCAAGTAAGGTTGATTATGAAACCTTGGCAAAAATATTCTTTGAAATACATGATCCAACGCAAGCCAATGGGCAAGGAACTGATATTGGTCCTCAGTACCGTTCAGTTGTATTCTATACAGATCATACCCAAAAGGAAGTAGCAGAAAACCTGATAGAGGAGTTGAAGCAAAAAGGGTATGGCGTCGTAACGGAGGTGAAGGAGGCTGGAGTATTTTATAAGGCTGATGAAAAGCATCAGGACTATTATTTCAGAACATCCGGTACACCAACTTGCCATAAATACACAAAACGTTTTTAA
- the dapA gene encoding 4-hydroxy-tetrahydrodipicolinate synthase: MEQFIGTAAAIVTPFDEQGAIDFNALGKLLKHTDSLDYWVICGTTAESATLSSEEKAEILEFAKTNNPTDKPIMFGLGSNNTLEVVRQLQETDLSGVDAILSVCPYYVKPTQQGIIAHYQAVADASPVPVLLYNVPGRTGVNMDAETVIELSNHPNIFGIKDASGDLVQGMRIANGTADDFLLISGEDTLTVPLISVGAKGVISVIANILPHEYRGVVNSALEGDFKAASKEMNRLVDFNESLFEEGNPTGVKTALEIAGICQHHVRLPLVNGSEELKSKMQEMIANIKLSARKEVFFSKFDAKAAI, encoded by the coding sequence ATGGAACAATTCATAGGAACAGCAGCAGCAATCGTAACACCATTTGATGAACAAGGAGCAATTGACTTTAATGCATTAGGCAAACTGCTTAAGCACACTGACTCTTTGGACTATTGGGTTATCTGCGGCACTACTGCCGAAAGTGCTACACTTTCTAGCGAAGAAAAAGCTGAAATCCTTGAATTTGCCAAGACTAACAACCCTACTGACAAACCGATCATGTTTGGACTTGGAAGTAACAACACACTCGAAGTTGTTCGCCAACTACAGGAAACAGACCTGAGTGGTGTAGATGCAATCCTATCTGTTTGTCCGTACTATGTAAAGCCAACTCAACAAGGTATTATCGCTCATTACCAAGCTGTAGCAGATGCTTCACCAGTTCCTGTATTGCTGTACAATGTTCCAGGCAGAACAGGTGTCAACATGGATGCTGAAACAGTAATTGAATTATCTAACCACCCAAACATCTTTGGAATCAAAGATGCATCTGGTGACTTGGTTCAAGGTATGAGAATTGCGAATGGTACTGCTGATGACTTCCTACTGATCTCAGGTGAAGATACCCTGACTGTTCCTCTAATTTCTGTTGGTGCAAAAGGTGTGATTTCTGTAATTGCCAATATCCTGCCTCACGAATACCGTGGCGTAGTGAATTCTGCACTGGAAGGTGACTTCAAAGCTGCCTCTAAAGAAATGAACAGATTGGTTGACTTCAATGAGTCTCTATTTGAGGAAGGAAATCCTACAGGTGTTAAAACTGCATTGGAAATTGCAGGTATCTGTCAGCACCACGTAAGACTCCCATTAGTGAATGGTTCTGAGGAACTTAAAAGCAAAATGCAAGAAATGATAGCTAACATTAAACTGTCGGCTCGTAAAGAAGTATTCTTCTCAAAATTTGATGCTAAAGCTGCAATCTAA
- a CDS encoding glycosyltransferase family 4 protein, which yields MSCIIWLTDDYLPDQGGMALSCERIVTQLRQCDICIHVVHFTNDHPPFEIEQQHNGTYMACPVDKDEAHSLNVAWKVLENRMRHEKFSHLVAFGGLRPMLAGPVFADWMDIPLITMIRGLEFEMYVFSSDKRKVLDHAFHRSRTVCAVSKEKAYKIAKLYKDVTVAYTPSGIDLKGWDLTDENRIRAKAIRAQSDKRTIGIFGKFKARKGVSFFIKAICESHVHDQVRLLIAGDLTEKSEKKLEKYGVEYELFPYMEREKLLDIYPACDAVAIPSFYDGMPNVLLEAGALGVPIIGSRVDGMKDLIDDGENGFLFAPGSLDGCTHTLEAFLNTPTENLQEMGDRLKKLIRASYTIEKECECFLNIFG from the coding sequence ATGTCGTGCATAATTTGGCTGACTGATGATTATCTACCTGATCAGGGAGGAATGGCTCTTTCCTGTGAACGGATAGTAACCCAACTAAGGCAATGTGATATCTGTATTCATGTTGTCCACTTCACGAATGATCATCCCCCTTTTGAGATTGAACAGCAACATAACGGTACTTACATGGCTTGTCCTGTAGATAAGGATGAAGCACATTCTTTGAATGTTGCTTGGAAAGTCCTTGAGAACAGAATGAGACATGAAAAATTCAGTCACTTGGTAGCTTTTGGAGGATTGAGACCAATGTTGGCAGGTCCTGTATTTGCTGATTGGATGGACATTCCGTTGATTACCATGATCAGGGGACTTGAATTTGAGATGTATGTGTTCTCTTCTGATAAGCGGAAGGTGCTGGACCATGCTTTTCATCGTTCTCGAACTGTATGTGCTGTAAGTAAGGAGAAAGCCTATAAGATTGCTAAACTCTACAAGGATGTGACAGTGGCATATACGCCTAGTGGAATAGACCTAAAGGGTTGGGATTTGACGGATGAAAACCGGATTCGGGCAAAAGCTATTAGAGCGCAAAGTGACAAAAGAACCATCGGTATTTTTGGTAAATTCAAGGCTCGAAAAGGTGTCTCTTTTTTTATAAAAGCAATTTGTGAAAGTCATGTACATGATCAGGTACGTCTGTTGATAGCAGGAGACTTAACGGAAAAAAGTGAGAAAAAGCTGGAGAAATATGGGGTCGAGTATGAGCTTTTTCCATATATGGAGCGTGAGAAACTCTTGGACATTTATCCAGCATGTGATGCTGTGGCGATACCATCCTTTTACGATGGAATGCCAAATGTACTTTTGGAGGCTGGTGCATTAGGTGTTCCGATCATAGGTTCAAGAGTAGATGGGATGAAAGACCTGATTGATGATGGAGAAAACGGTTTTCTGTTTGCTCCAGGTAGTTTGGATGGTTGTACGCATACATTGGAGGCATTTCTGAATACACCTACCGAGAACTTGCAAGAAATGGGTGATAGACTGAAAAAGTTGATCAGAGCATCTTATACCATCGAAAAAGAATGTGAGTGTTTTCTGAATATCTTTGGTTGA
- a CDS encoding rod shape-determining protein: MGLFDFFTSDLAIDLGTANTLIISKDKVVVDEPSIIALDRVTGKVIAVGSQAMQMHEKTHENIKTIRPLRDGVIADFHAAEQMIRGMIKMIDKKNRLLSPSHRMVICIPSGITEVEKRAVRDSSEHAGAKEVYMIPEPLAAAIGIGIDIEEPVGAMIVDIGGGTTEIAVIALSGIVCDQSIRTAGDVFTRDILDYMRRQHNLLIGERSAEKIKIEVGAAMSELDDEIAPDDFEVRGRDLMTGIPKIIKVSYTEIAFAIDKSISKIEEAVLRALETAPPELSADIYDRGIHLTGGGALLRGLDKRLSMKTKLPVHVAEDPLRAVVRGTGEALKNIDTFKSVLLT; the protein is encoded by the coding sequence ATGGGCTTATTTGACTTCTTTACAAGCGATCTCGCGATTGACCTCGGTACAGCCAATACCCTTATCATCAGCAAGGACAAGGTAGTAGTGGACGAACCTTCTATTATCGCCTTGGACCGTGTGACCGGCAAAGTTATCGCTGTCGGCTCTCAGGCTATGCAAATGCACGAGAAGACCCACGAAAACATCAAAACTATTCGTCCGTTGCGTGATGGTGTAATTGCGGATTTCCATGCTGCTGAACAAATGATCAGAGGCATGATCAAAATGATCGACAAAAAGAACCGTTTACTTTCTCCTTCTCACCGAATGGTAATCTGTATCCCTTCAGGTATTACTGAAGTAGAAAAAAGGGCCGTAAGGGACTCTTCTGAGCACGCAGGAGCCAAAGAAGTATACATGATTCCTGAGCCTTTGGCAGCTGCCATTGGTATTGGTATCGATATAGAGGAACCAGTTGGTGCCATGATCGTTGACATCGGAGGTGGTACTACTGAGATTGCCGTTATCGCGCTTTCAGGTATTGTATGTGACCAATCTATCCGTACAGCAGGTGATGTATTCACTAGAGACATCCTTGACTATATGCGTAGACAACACAACTTGCTGATTGGTGAACGTTCTGCTGAAAAGATTAAGATTGAAGTAGGTGCTGCCATGTCAGAACTTGACGATGAGATAGCTCCTGATGACTTTGAGGTAAGAGGTCGTGACTTGATGACAGGTATTCCTAAAATCATCAAAGTATCTTATACTGAGATCGCATTCGCAATTGACAAATCAATCTCCAAGATTGAAGAAGCTGTACTTAGAGCTCTTGAAACAGCGCCACCAGAACTTTCTGCCGACATCTACGACAGAGGTATTCACCTAACAGGTGGTGGAGCACTGCTGAGAGGCTTGGACAAGCGTCTTTCAATGAAAACCAAACTGCCAGTTCATGTAGCAGAAGATCCGCTTAGAGCTGTTGTAAGAGGTACAGGAGAAGCATTGAAAAACATTGATACATTTAAGTCAGTACTGTTGACTTAA
- the yaaA gene encoding peroxide stress protein YaaA, whose protein sequence is MLTVISPAKTLDLEQNTNGHFHSAPAYMEEASELINVLKEYSTSEIQELMGISDKLADLNKERFAAWKKDYKVASAKQAVLTFKGDVYQGLEAEKFNQDELHFMQGHLRILSGLYGLLKPMDLIQPYRLEMGTQLPVNGKKNLYEFWDNKLAEDLNTVFAKTEKPVLVNLASNEYFKAAKAKNIKAEVITPVFKDYKNGKYKVISFFAKKARGMMVAFMVKNRITNPEDLKAFDVEGYSFNAEMSKGNEWVFTRNNEA, encoded by the coding sequence ATGCTAACAGTAATTTCACCTGCCAAGACATTGGATCTTGAGCAAAATACTAATGGACATTTTCATTCCGCACCAGCCTATATGGAAGAAGCTTCAGAACTGATAAATGTACTGAAGGAATACTCTACATCCGAGATACAGGAGCTAATGGGTATTAGCGATAAATTGGCAGACCTTAACAAAGAGCGTTTTGCAGCTTGGAAGAAGGATTATAAGGTCGCTTCTGCCAAACAAGCTGTACTGACGTTCAAAGGAGATGTATATCAAGGGTTGGAAGCTGAAAAGTTTAATCAGGATGAGCTCCACTTTATGCAAGGCCATTTGCGTATCCTATCAGGTTTATATGGTTTGCTGAAACCGATGGATTTGATCCAGCCTTATAGGTTAGAGATGGGAACCCAGCTTCCTGTAAATGGAAAGAAAAACCTCTATGAATTTTGGGATAACAAGTTGGCTGAAGATCTGAATACAGTGTTTGCTAAGACTGAGAAACCAGTGCTAGTGAATTTAGCTTCCAATGAGTATTTCAAGGCTGCTAAGGCAAAAAACATCAAGGCAGAGGTTATCACGCCTGTATTCAAGGATTATAAAAATGGGAAATACAAAGTCATCAGTTTCTTTGCCAAGAAAGCCAGAGGAATGATGGTGGCATTTATGGTTAAAAACCGTATTACAAACCCTGAAGATTTAAAGGCATTTGATGTGGAAGGTTATTCTTTCAATGCTGAAATGTCAAAAGGCAATGAGTGGGTTTTTACTCGAAACAATGAGGCTTAG
- a CDS encoding rhodanese-like domain-containing protein, translating to MKKVMTFGVPLLVLLMAVVWQSCSMKRWAYYKLLNEVVPEKVPYINVSEVNAQYHLLDARSEEEYEVSHLEGARRIDFDSIDTSVLDGIPKSDTVVVYCSVGYRSSVAGEALKELGYINVYNLYGGIFEWAAHDSTLVGNGAKVHPYNWFWGLWRRSCP from the coding sequence ATGAAAAAGGTCATGACTTTTGGGGTACCTCTTCTGGTATTACTGATGGCTGTTGTATGGCAGTCGTGTAGTATGAAAAGGTGGGCTTATTACAAGCTGCTGAATGAAGTTGTTCCTGAAAAAGTGCCTTATATAAACGTCTCTGAGGTAAATGCTCAATACCATTTGCTGGATGCACGTAGCGAGGAAGAGTATGAGGTGAGTCATTTGGAGGGAGCTAGGCGAATTGATTTTGATAGTATTGATACCAGTGTACTTGATGGAATTCCTAAGTCGGATACAGTGGTGGTTTACTGCTCTGTGGGCTATCGTAGTAGCGTTGCAGGGGAGGCATTGAAAGAATTAGGATACATTAATGTGTATAACCTTTATGGAGGGATATTCGAATGGGCAGCCCATGACAGCACTTTGGTAGGGAATGGAGCCAAAGTTCACCCATATAATTGGTTCTGGGGATTGTGGAGAAGGAGCTGCCCCTGA
- a CDS encoding rhodanese-like domain-containing protein, whose product MLKKSIAQLLVCLFVCLLAFGCQEKKEATTVEAFKELLISLDEVQLVDVRTPEEFEEGTIEGAKLVNFKQDDFMEQMNKLDKSKPVMVFCRSGNRSGKAAKMLKEAGFEQVYDLEGGYKAWKASDVDEEAAKAPVN is encoded by the coding sequence ATGTTGAAAAAATCGATTGCTCAGTTACTGGTTTGCTTATTTGTCTGTCTTCTTGCTTTTGGATGTCAAGAGAAAAAAGAAGCAACCACTGTCGAAGCATTTAAGGAGCTTCTGATTTCTCTGGATGAAGTACAGTTGGTAGATGTAAGGACTCCTGAAGAGTTTGAAGAAGGTACAATTGAAGGTGCCAAGTTGGTGAACTTTAAGCAGGATGATTTTATGGAACAAATGAACAAGCTCGATAAGTCGAAACCAGTTATGGTATTTTGCCGATCAGGTAATAGAAGTGGTAAAGCTGCTAAAATGCTAAAGGAAGCAGGCTTTGAGCAGGTTTATGACCTTGAAGGTGGTTACAAAGCATGGAAAGCGTCTGATGTGGATGAGGAAGCAGCAAAAGCACCAGTAAACTGA